The following is a genomic window from Opitutus sp. GAS368.
CGTGCCGTCGGGCATGTGGCCCACCGCGGTGGCCTGGGTGGTGTTGGCCACGATGTAGAGGGCGGCGTTGCGGGAATACTTGATGTCCTCGACGGCCTTGATGTAGCTTGGCGCCGTGGTGAGGCGGGGGGGCTCAATGAGCCCGTGTGCGCTGTTGTTGATGTCGTTTCCGCCGGAGATATAAGTGTAGGCGGCATCCGTGGTACCGGTGGCGGGGTCGGGGTAGACCGAGCCGTAGGTGTAGCTGTAATCGGGGATGCCCTGCAGGTTGACGGCGGTGAGTCCATTCACCTCGGTCAGGAGGTTGCCCTTGATGTTTTGCTTGATCCAGTTGGCGAAATTGGCCTTCGAGGCGATCGTCGCCGTCGGGGTGATGCCGCCGTCGCCGATGTGCTGCTGCCAAGTCTCGCCGGCCGGGGCCAGATTCCAGGTCGACTCGACCCAGGTGTTGGCCGGCAGGTTGGGCGAAAAGCCCGTCGTCGCGGCGGCCAGTTGCATCGGCACCAGTGTTGTGGTGCCGGCTTGCAGGATCTGAACTATCCCGGTGGTTGCGTTCGTCTGCAAAGCGCCCGAATCATTGATCGATTGGAAAAAGGGCATGAGGTTTGTGTTTTGGAAGTTGGTCCAAAACCCTTTCACGGCCGTAACGGGCCCGGCAAATGTGATGGCCGTGGGAGAGGCGCTGGCGCTGCGGGCGAAAAGCCTTTGGTTGGTATGCGTGGACCCGGTGAGGATGAAGTTCGGGCCAGGCTGAACTTCCAGGTCCATGTTGTAGTAGACGGCATTGGCGAAGAGGGGACACGCCCGGATGGAGAACGTCTGCTGCATGTATTTCGTGACGTTGCCGCTGCCGAAGGAGTCGACGGCTGTGGCCCGGGACAGGATGTCGAGGTCGTAGCGGAAGACGCGCTTGCCCTTGAGGGGATCGTTGTCGTTGTCCGGGTTGGTCGGATCGACATAATACAGGCCGCCGGCCGAGGTATCGAGAATCTTACCGATATGCATCAGGGGCACCTCCGTCGAACTCCCGGTGGAGTTGACGATGTGCCCGCCGCCCCAGAAGCTGTCGGGGGGCATGGTGACCGCCCCGGCATAGGCGCCGCCCGGGACGAAGAGCGCTTGATCGCTGGCCGACCAGACGCTGTCCGTGAACTGCCGGTTGGACTCGAGGATTTTCTTCACCTGGGCGATGCCGTATTCCGAGATGCCCTCGCCCGCGCCACGGGCCTCCATCAGCAGCTTGGCGCGGTTGTTGAGCCGGCGCTCGTAGGTGGAGTATTTCAGCACGCTGGCGATGAGCAGCAGCAGGATGGTACAGAACATCATCACCGTGATGAACGCGCTGCCGCGCCGGGCGGAGGAGAAGTTTGTTTTCATGGGAGGAAAGGATCAGCCACGGGGCGTGACCGTGAAGTTGTAGGTGCTCTTGACGATGCGCTGGGCGGTGTAGTTTTCGTAGATGCGCCCGCGCACCAGGATGCTCGTGTCGTTGAAGTTGTAGAACATCTTGTTGCCGCGGTTGACCGACGCGGTCGGGACCAGGTCGCTGGCCTGGCCGTCCACATAGGGGAAAATGCTGGTCCCGTTGGTGGCGGCGGTAAGCTCGGGCAGCAGCTTCATGATGCCGGCGGATTGCACGGCCGCCGGGATGGCGACGACCAGCCGCTTGAGCGCGACCGTCCGGTTGGAGACGGTCGTGCTGTTGGTGCCGGTGGTGCCGCCGGCGGGCGTGGAGTTTACGCGGTAATAGACGATCAGCTGCCAGATTTTCGTGTTATCGCCGTTGACGTAGTAAACCAACACGAGCACGTCCCCGGGCATGCCGCTGTCCAGCTTGGCGGTGCCGGGGGTCGCGGTGGACACCGGATTGGCCGGGAGGGTGACGGCGAGATCGGCGGTGTAACCTTGGTAACCCGGATTGGTCGGATCGGTGGATGAGCCGGCGGCGGTGTAGCCGGTGCGGCTCAGGTTGCTGATCTGGTCGTAAATCTGGAAGTTGTTGGCGTAAGTGGCGTCATCAATCATCTGGATCGTGAATTTCCGGATATCCCGGTTGATGAGCAGCTTTCCCGTCTCGTATTGGTAGGCCTTCAGGGTCTGGATGACGAAGCTCAGTCCGACCGTCACCACGATCAGGCTGATCGAGGCGGCCACCAGGATCTCGACCAAGGTCATGCCCTTTTGTTTGGCGATGGTTTTCATGAGTGAGAAAATCAGCCGTCGGTCGGGACGATGGAGCGGATCTGGCGCGTCATCTCGACAAAACTGCGGGTGCGCCCGCCGTCTTTGACCGTGTATTGGTAGACGATCACGATCGACTTGCAGTTGGCCACGTTGGTGCCGGTCAGGTTGTTGATCCAAACCCACATATTCAGCATGCAATTGTCGGTGTTCGAATTGATGTTATCGATGTCGACCGACTCGGTATGCATCGCCGCGTTGGTGGGCAGGGTGCTGACGTCGGGCAGGCTCGTGGGCGCGGCACCTGCAGCCAGGCAGAAAGTCACGGCGGCCTGGTTGGAATCCTTGAGATCCAAGGTGGGGTTGTTGTCATCGGTGCCCGGCGTGCCCACGTAGGCCTGCCAGTCGGCCAGGGTCCCGGCGCCCGGTGTGACGGAAGGGGAGGAAGGGAGGTCGTTCAGCGTGGTCGCATATTTCAGACTCTTGATCTGCTCCATGTAGCCCTGCACCAAGCTGGCGCAGGTCCCCTGTCGGATGCTACCCTCGGTCAGGCGGCGGCTCTGCAGCATGCCTTGCAGTACACCCAGCAGCACCATTGAGAGAATGCCGGAGGCGAACATCACCTCCACGAGCGACATCGCGTGATTGCACTGGCGGCGTCCGCCGGCTGGCCTGAGGTCCCGGGTTTCGGCTCCGGGCGAAGGGCGGGCAGGGGATGGCAGTCCGGGCCCGCGTAGAGTGAATGGATTGAGCAGCATGGCGGCACCAGTATGCCAGCTATTGTCCCTAGGTGTAACAGCCCTAAGACTTGCGCAAAAGCCTCTATCTACACTAGAGGCGGTTGCCTCTATTTCGGCAAAACCTCAAGGATTGCCCGACTTGCCCGCCTCGACGAAGAGCGCAGCGGCCTGCGAGCGTCGGGCGATATTCATCTTGGTGAAGACCGTCGCGAGGTAGTTCTTGATCGTCTTCTCGGTCAGACCCAGGCGGTCGCCGATTTCCTTGTTCGTCAGCCCTTCCGCCAGAAAGGCCACGACGCGGCGCTCCTGGGGGGAAAGCTGGCTGAGTCTTCCGGCGGCGGTCATTTCCCCGCGGTGCTTCACGAGATTGAGCATCTGTCCAGCCATCGAGGGGTCGATCACGGGCTGTCCGCTGGCGACCAGGCGCAGCGCCCGGGCCAGGGCCCCCCCGTCATTGTCCTTGAGCAGATAGCCCCGGGCCCCCGCGCTCAGCGCCTCCTGCACGTTCCGTTCATTGCTGCTGGACGTGAGGACCAGGACCTTGGGCTGGGGGCGCATCTTCAGCAATTCCCGGCAGGCGATCAGCCCGGACTTGTCGGGCAGGTGCAGGTCGAGCAGCACGACATCGGGTTTGAGCTTGGCGGCGGCGGCCAGGCCTTCGGTGGCCGAGCCGGCTTCCCCGGCGATGACGATGTCGGCGCAATCCTCCAGCGCACTCCGCAGGCCGAGCCGGATAATGGGGCTGTCATCAATCAACAGCACCTTGATGGGCTTGGGTTCGGCCTGGGCGTTCATGCGGGCGACGCAACGGGCAGGGTCAGCAAAACGCGAGTCCCTTTTCCCGCGGCGGATTCGATGCGCAGGTTGCCGCCGAGGGCGGCGGCGCGTGCCTGCATGTTGCCGAGGCCATGCCCGGCCTGGCCTGACGCCGCTGGCGTGAAACCCTGGCCATCATCCTGCACGGCCAGCGCCACCGCCTGGTCGCTCCGTCCGGCCAGCAGGGTGATGTGGCGGGCCCGGCCGTGTCGCAGGCTGTTGCTCATGGCTTCGCGCAGGATGTTCATGATTTCGGCGATGTGCATCGGGGCGATCTGGGCGACGGCTTCGTTGTCGAGCCGGTGTTCGATCCGGACGTCCTGCCCGGCGGCAAACGATCCGATCAGGTCGTTCAACGCGCCGGCAAAAGACTGGCCCGAAACCCGCGCCGGTTCCAGATCCTCCAGGTAGGCCCGCACCTCGCGGTTGAGCCGGCGCAGCTCCACCATGCATTGGTCGAAGCGTTGCTGCAGCTCGGGGACGAGGGTGGATTTCTTCTGCACGCTCTCCAAGGTGAGGCAGACGGCATAAAGGGTCTGGCAAATGTTGTCATGCAGCTCGCGGCCCAGCCGGACGCGCTCCGCCACCGAGTGGCCGAGCAGCGTGCGGTTGACCTGCAGGTCTTCCTCGGCGCGCAGCCGGGCCCCGTGTTCCTGTTCGAGGGCGGCGCCGCGTTCGTTGGAGATTTTGGCAAAATGCTCGAATCCGACCGCCTGGGCGCGGTCGGCGGCCCAAGGGGAGCGCGTGCCTGTGTCGCCGGGGAGACCCCGGCGGGTCGACAGGATGACGATCAGGAGCGGCACGAGGGCCAGCAGCAAGGAGAGCATCACCATCGTGGCCAGCACCCGTTGCTGGAGCACCTGCACCTTGAGCAAGGCGGGCGGGGCGAAGGCCACCCGGACCTGCCAGCCCGGCGCGCCCGCCAGCTCTTGCGTGAAGGACAGCGTCGAACCAGCGGGCAGTGCAGCGGGCGGCGTATCGGTCCGGAACAGCTCCACGGTGCCGCCGAGCATGGCGCCCAGTTCGCGTTGAAAGGCGGCGTCCCATTTGTTTGGCAACCGGCCGCTCACGGCCACGGCCCGGGCGAGCCGGTCGCGCGTCTCCTCCACGGCCACGCCTTGCAGCTGCCGGGTCTCCCGGCGCAGCCACCACTGCAGGGTCACCGTCGCGCCGAGGAAGAGCAAAAGCAGGAGCAGGGCCAGGCCCAGCGAGCGGGTGTTGAGGTTCATGGCGGTGACTTTCAGGGTGCAGATTAGACCGGCGGAGGCGAGCGCGTCAAAACCTTCGACAAACGCCGCCCGGTAGGTAGGTTTTTGACCCTTTTATGCAGTCTTTCTACATCACGACCGCCATCGACTATGTGAACGGGTCGCCGCACCTGGGCCATGCCTACGAAAAGGTGCTGACGGACGTCATCGCGCGCTTCCGGCGGCAGATGGGAGACAAGGTGCATTTCCTCACCGGCGTCGACGAGCACGGGCAGAAGGTGCAGGCGAGCGCAAAGAAGCGCGGCATCGCACCCCAACAGTTCGTCGACGAGGTCAGCGCGGAGTTCCGCGCGCTGCTGCC
Proteins encoded in this region:
- a CDS encoding ATP-binding protein, which gives rise to MNLNTRSLGLALLLLLLFLGATVTLQWWLRRETRQLQGVAVEETRDRLARAVAVSGRLPNKWDAAFQRELGAMLGGTVELFRTDTPPAALPAGSTLSFTQELAGAPGWQVRVAFAPPALLKVQVLQQRVLATMVMLSLLLALVPLLIVILSTRRGLPGDTGTRSPWAADRAQAVGFEHFAKISNERGAALEQEHGARLRAEEDLQVNRTLLGHSVAERVRLGRELHDNICQTLYAVCLTLESVQKKSTLVPELQQRFDQCMVELRRLNREVRAYLEDLEPARVSGQSFAGALNDLIGSFAAGQDVRIEHRLDNEAVAQIAPMHIAEIMNILREAMSNSLRHGRARHITLLAGRSDQAVALAVQDDGQGFTPAASGQAGHGLGNMQARAAALGGNLRIESAAGKGTRVLLTLPVASPA
- a CDS encoding prepilin-type N-terminal cleavage/methylation domain-containing protein yields the protein MKTIAKQKGMTLVEILVAASISLIVVTVGLSFVIQTLKAYQYETGKLLINRDIRKFTIQMIDDATYANNFQIYDQISNLSRTGYTAAGSSTDPTNPGYQGYTADLAVTLPANPVSTATPGTAKLDSGMPGDVLVLVYYVNGDNTKIWQLIVYYRVNSTPAGGTTGTNSTTVSNRTVALKRLVVAIPAAVQSAGIMKLLPELTAATNGTSIFPYVDGQASDLVPTASVNRGNKMFYNFNDTSILVRGRIYENYTAQRIVKSTYNFTVTPRG
- a CDS encoding response regulator transcription factor, coding for MNAQAEPKPIKVLLIDDSPIIRLGLRSALEDCADIVIAGEAGSATEGLAAAAKLKPDVVLLDLHLPDKSGLIACRELLKMRPQPKVLVLTSSSNERNVQEALSAGARGYLLKDNDGGALARALRLVASGQPVIDPSMAGQMLNLVKHRGEMTAAGRLSQLSPQERRVVAFLAEGLTNKEIGDRLGLTEKTIKNYLATVFTKMNIARRSQAAALFVEAGKSGNP